In a single window of the Gemmatimonadota bacterium genome:
- a CDS encoding putative glycoside hydrolase, with product MRALLLALTLAATQSLPAQIAKVPRPEFVHGIYVPMGALRTPATRAKLIELSSRAGLNTWVIDIKTEEGTTFRPSSGGGAKHLADLTWIVGELHKAGLYVMGRAVTFNDGGAAEAHPDWAIKNEKGGGLWRNQSGHAWLSPTSTGAWNYNIAIALDAGAQGVDEVMWDYVRTPEPSHKIGRQVYPGPAGDPSDAVAGFLKAAEKQLNGKGIAMSAALFAWSMHVPDGSGVYQQWEKLIQSSPTLIPMAYPSHYYGPKGANHPNAFPYKTVHGSLTLGLKRRQALIDAGKKPGKIFPFLQAFDAPWVDRTTHYGPEQIAAQIRAARDLGIKEYLFWNPKGIYSSIEAGVKLASAKP from the coding sequence ATGCGCGCACTCCTCCTTGCGCTGACACTTGCTGCAACCCAATCGCTCCCGGCCCAGATCGCAAAAGTCCCGCGACCCGAATTCGTGCACGGCATCTACGTGCCGATGGGCGCGCTGCGCACACCGGCAACCCGCGCGAAGCTGATCGAGTTGTCGTCGCGCGCCGGACTCAATACCTGGGTCATCGACATCAAGACCGAGGAAGGGACCACCTTTCGTCCGTCGAGTGGCGGCGGCGCGAAACATCTCGCCGACCTGACCTGGATCGTCGGCGAACTGCACAAGGCCGGGCTCTATGTGATGGGACGCGCCGTCACGTTCAATGATGGTGGTGCGGCCGAAGCGCACCCTGACTGGGCCATCAAGAACGAGAAGGGCGGTGGGCTCTGGCGCAATCAGAGTGGTCACGCGTGGCTCTCACCAACATCCACGGGCGCGTGGAACTACAACATCGCCATCGCCCTCGATGCCGGAGCGCAGGGCGTCGATGAAGTGATGTGGGATTACGTGCGCACTCCGGAGCCGTCACACAAGATCGGTCGACAGGTCTATCCCGGACCGGCGGGTGATCCGAGTGATGCCGTCGCCGGTTTCCTCAAGGCCGCAGAGAAGCAGCTGAACGGAAAGGGAATCGCGATGTCGGCAGCGCTCTTTGCGTGGTCGATGCACGTGCCCGATGGCTCGGGTGTCTACCAGCAATGGGAGAAGCTCATTCAGTCGAGCCCGACCCTGATCCCGATGGCCTATCCCTCGCACTACTATGGTCCGAAGGGCGCCAATCATCCGAATGCATTCCCTTACAAGACCGTGCACGGTTCGCTCACGCTCGGACTCAAGCGCCGCCAGGCGCTGATCGATGCTGGCAAGAAGCCCGGGAAGATCTTCCCCTTTCTGCAGGCCTTCGACGCGCCATGGGTCGATCGCACCACGCACTACGGCCCCGAACAGATCGCCGCCCAGATCCGGGCCGCCCGCGATCTCGGCATCAAGGAGTATCTCTTCTGGAACCCGAAGGGGATCTACTCGTCGATCGAAGCGGGCGTGAAGCTCGCGAGCGCGAAGCCCTAG
- a CDS encoding ABC transporter permease, giving the protein MQKIFAVIRREYTERVRTRAFILSTILLPVLIVFTSVVPALMMSSGDRTSRVALVDGTTNGVGEQAFAALAAQKLSEKPDAAARFQLTRFDAVGRVAAVQDSLIAQTGFDKGSKQHSWDGVIVVTDEAVTSGKLNYYGNNVGSFESMGRIQGVFSRVFATSRLSKSGVDPALVMGAMTPADLQTTKVTDGKATGQSGQTSFFIAYIMGFILYLGIILYGQQTMTSVIEEKTSRIMEVLASSLTPFQMLLGKVVGVGLVGLTQMTIWGGSVFLVGSNRDKLASVFHVSADAIQSFPIPTMAPDLLAVFLVYFALGFLLYGALYAAIGSMVNTVQEAQQTAVFVTVVIMIGFFSVFALIKDPGGSLGVTMSFIPFFAPFVMPVRWSLASVPASQLALSLVLMVAGLLACVWLAGRIYRTGILMYGKKPSFKELFHWIRVG; this is encoded by the coding sequence ATGCAAAAGATCTTCGCAGTCATTCGCCGCGAATACACCGAGCGCGTGCGTACTCGCGCCTTCATTCTCTCGACGATCCTGCTGCCGGTGCTGATTGTCTTCACGTCGGTCGTGCCGGCGCTGATGATGAGCAGCGGCGATCGCACCTCACGCGTCGCACTGGTCGATGGCACCACCAACGGCGTTGGTGAGCAGGCCTTCGCGGCCCTCGCGGCGCAGAAGCTCAGCGAGAAGCCGGATGCGGCAGCGCGATTCCAGCTCACCCGCTTCGACGCGGTCGGTCGCGTCGCCGCGGTGCAGGACTCGCTCATCGCGCAGACCGGCTTCGACAAAGGCTCCAAGCAGCACAGCTGGGATGGTGTGATCGTCGTCACCGACGAGGCGGTGACCTCCGGCAAGCTCAACTACTACGGCAACAACGTCGGGTCGTTCGAGTCGATGGGTCGGATTCAGGGTGTCTTCTCGCGCGTCTTCGCGACGTCGCGACTTTCGAAGTCCGGTGTCGATCCCGCGCTGGTGATGGGTGCGATGACGCCCGCTGATCTGCAGACCACCAAGGTCACTGATGGCAAGGCGACGGGGCAGAGTGGCCAGACGTCATTCTTCATCGCCTACATCATGGGCTTCATCCTCTATCTGGGCATCATTCTCTACGGCCAACAGACGATGACGTCGGTGATTGAAGAGAAGACGTCACGCATCATGGAAGTGCTCGCATCGTCGCTCACGCCGTTCCAGATGCTGCTCGGCAAAGTGGTTGGTGTTGGCCTCGTCGGCCTCACGCAGATGACGATCTGGGGTGGCTCGGTCTTTCTTGTCGGCAGCAATCGCGACAAGCTCGCGAGCGTGTTCCACGTGAGCGCCGACGCGATCCAGAGCTTCCCGATCCCGACGATGGCGCCCGATCTTCTCGCCGTCTTCCTGGTCTACTTCGCGCTCGGCTTCCTGTTGTACGGCGCGCTTTACGCCGCGATTGGCTCGATGGTGAACACGGTGCAGGAAGCGCAGCAGACGGCAGTCTTTGTCACCGTCGTGATCATGATCGGCTTCTTCTCGGTCTTCGCGCTCATCAAGGATCCAGGCGGCTCGCTGGGTGTGACGATGTCGTTCATCCCCTTCTTCGCGCCCTTCGTGATGCCGGTCCGCTGGTCGCTCGCCTCGGTGCCGGCCTCGCAACTGGCGCTGTCGCTGGTGCTGATGGTCGCTGGCCTCCTCGCCTGCGTCTGGCTCGCCGGGCGGATCTATCGCACTGGCATCCTGATGTACGGCAAGAAGCCGAGCTTCAAGGAGCTCTTCCACTGGATCCGCGTTGGCTAA
- a CDS encoding ParB/RepB/Spo0J family partition protein, producing MSEKQRLGRGLEALLGPISREQAEASGALREIAVASISANPFQPRRSFDDTALAELTSSIEASGLLQPIVVRPVGSRFELIAGERRWRAVQRLGWSKVPAVVRDLDDRTTLTLALIENLQRDDLTGLDEAIGYQRLMGEFNVAQAEVARLVGKDRSTVANTLRLLKLPAEVQELLQARKISEGHGRALLALDDPAEMTRVAREIVTQNWSVREVEALVRGESPEKGRGKMMKKPAAQKPASADARRVEDALRKRLGTDVRLTAKRRGRGLLAISYYSNDDLARVLELILGQPFEG from the coding sequence ATGAGCGAAAAGCAGCGACTGGGTCGCGGGCTCGAGGCCCTGCTCGGCCCGATCTCGCGCGAACAGGCCGAAGCGAGCGGCGCACTGCGTGAAATTGCCGTCGCGTCGATCTCGGCGAATCCGTTCCAGCCGCGGCGCTCCTTTGACGACACCGCTCTCGCCGAATTGACCTCGTCCATTGAAGCATCGGGACTGCTGCAGCCGATCGTGGTGCGCCCGGTCGGTTCGCGTTTCGAGCTCATCGCGGGCGAACGTCGCTGGCGCGCCGTGCAACGCCTCGGTTGGAGCAAGGTGCCGGCGGTCGTGCGCGACCTCGATGATCGCACCACGCTCACTCTCGCACTCATCGAGAACCTGCAGCGTGATGATCTCACCGGACTCGACGAGGCGATCGGCTATCAGCGGTTGATGGGCGAGTTCAATGTCGCGCAGGCGGAAGTCGCCCGGCTGGTGGGCAAGGATCGCTCGACCGTCGCCAACACGCTGCGGCTGTTGAAGTTGCCGGCGGAAGTGCAGGAACTGCTGCAGGCGCGGAAAATTTCCGAAGGGCACGGCCGCGCGCTGCTCGCCCTCGACGATCCCGCGGAGATGACCCGGGTCGCACGGGAAATCGTCACCCAGAACTGGTCGGTGCGCGAGGTCGAGGCGCTGGTGCGCGGCGAGTCGCCGGAGAAGGGCCGCGGCAAGATGATGAAGAAGCCGGCCGCGCAGAAGCCGGCGAGTGCCGATGCCCGGCGTGTGGAGGATGCCCTTCGCAAGCGTCTTGGTACTGACGTGCGCCTCACTGCGAAGCGGCGGGGACGCGGCCTGCTGGCGATTTCGTACTATTCCAATGACGACCTCGCCCGCGTACTCGAACTGATTCTCGGACAGCCTTTCGAAGGATGA
- a CDS encoding AAA family ATPase — MARTIAIANQKGGVGKTTTAVNLAASLAIAERKTLLIDADPQGNATSGVGFEKGSVERSLYDVLIEGMPVAEAVRPDPQLPFLHVLPATQDLIGAELELVSRPNRETILRKALAAIQDDYEFILVDCPPSLGLVTLNVLTAANAVIIPIQCEYYALEGISQLLNTIRLVQQNFNPDFQIDGVLLTMYDARLNLSRQVVGEAKEYFGAKVFRTVIPRNVRLAEAPSFGKPILLYDLSSIGAKSYLSVAQELMKRTDGLRQEAR; from the coding sequence ATGGCCCGTACCATCGCTATCGCCAATCAGAAGGGCGGGGTCGGCAAGACCACCACCGCCGTCAACCTCGCCGCCTCACTTGCGATTGCGGAGCGGAAGACGCTGCTCATTGATGCCGATCCGCAAGGAAACGCGACGTCCGGGGTGGGGTTCGAGAAGGGAAGCGTCGAGCGATCGCTCTATGACGTCCTGATCGAGGGGATGCCGGTAGCGGAGGCGGTGCGGCCCGACCCACAGCTCCCGTTCCTGCACGTCCTGCCAGCGACCCAGGACCTGATCGGTGCCGAGCTCGAGTTGGTGTCGCGGCCGAATCGGGAAACGATCTTGAGGAAGGCGCTCGCGGCGATCCAGGATGACTACGAGTTCATTCTGGTGGATTGCCCGCCGTCACTGGGCCTGGTGACGCTGAACGTGCTGACCGCCGCCAATGCGGTCATCATTCCGATCCAGTGCGAATACTACGCGTTGGAAGGTATCTCCCAACTGCTCAACACGATACGCCTCGTCCAGCAGAACTTCAATCCCGACTTCCAGATCGACGGCGTCCTGCTCACGATGTACGACGCCCGCCTCAATCTCTCGCGCCAGGTCGTCGGTGAGGCCAAGGAATACTTCGGGGCCAAGGTCTTCCGCACCGTGATCCCGCGCAACGTCCGTCTGGCCGAGGCACCCTCGTTCGGCAAGCCGATCCTGCTCTATGACCTCTCGTCGATTGGCGCCAAGAGCTACCTCTCGGTCGCGCAGGAGCTGATGAAGCGCACCGATGGGCTACGTCAGGAGGCACGATGA